From the genome of Anoplopoma fimbria isolate UVic2021 breed Golden Eagle Sablefish chromosome 1, Afim_UVic_2022, whole genome shotgun sequence, one region includes:
- the LOC129090742 gene encoding THAP domain-containing protein 6-like, which translates to MPTSCAAWGCTTVRTIQTRSQGITFHKFPKEKQLRRQWEVAVKREDFSANERSMLCSQHFQPEDFDRTGQNVRLRDGTKPSVFSFPTHLKRKVAARTTQASRKAEASLVIDCSLQSLQVTEPSPNYLEHTYALPPSPTLLKTRLNEALARVESLEKEMRNSKAREQSAKKTVRCLLEDLRGKNLINEELQERLDLYSDLPLASIMTLKNKGGLMIPSEGTVKVVRSAERFIRQRASGQAVSVSVVKQFVRADIWTDDVFLLKEHIQDTQFGIENHHFALLSLVVSVFHKIRLHHIAKLSTLQLQTGNSRKKLSKTILFKGF; encoded by the exons ATGCCTACTTCATGCGCCGCTTGGGGGTGCACCACCGTCAGGACGATTCAAACAAGATCGCAAGGAATTACCTTTCACAA GTTTCCCAAAGAGAAGCAGTTGAGGAGACAGTGGGAAGTGGCTGTGAAAAGGGAAGACTTTTCTGCCAATGAGAGGTCAATGCTCTGTAGCCAGCACTTTCAGCCGGAGGATTTTGACCGGACAGGCCAAAATGTCAGGCTCAGGGATGGAACTAAACCATCTGTGTTCAGTTTCCCAACACATCTCAAAAGA aAAGTGGCAGCCAGGACTACACAAGCCTCAAGGAAGGCTGAAGCGAGCCTTGTAATTGACTGTTCTTTACAATCATTACAAGTCACTGAACCTTCACCTAACTACCTT GAACACACTTATGCATTGCCTCCATCTCCCACTCTTCTCAAGACTAGACTCAATGAAGCCCTGGCTAGGGTGGAGAGTCTtgagaaagagatgaggaaCTCAAAGGCCCGAGAGCAGAGTGCGAAGAAAACAGTGCGTTGTCTTCTGGAGGACCTCAGGGGGAAGAACCTCATAAATGAAGAGCTGCAAGAGAGGCTTGACTTATACTCAG ATCTTCCATTAGCTTCCATTATGACTCTGAAGAACAAAGGAGGGCTGATGATTCCTTCAGAGGGGACAGTGAAGGTGGTCAGGTCAGCAGAGCGGTTCATTCGCCAGCGTGCATCAGGGCaagctgtcagtgtgtctgtggtcaAGCAGTTTGTCCGGGCTGACATCTGGACAGATGATGTGTTTCTCCTCAAGGAGCACATTCAGGACACACAATTTGGCATTGAAAACCACCACTTTGCACTGTTGTCCTTGGTTGTGTCTGTATTTCACAAGATCAGGCTGCACCACATTGCAAAACTGAGCACGCTGCAATTACAGACTGGCAACAGTCGAAAAAAGCTCAGCAAGACAATACTTTTTAAAGGGTTCTAG
- the tmem97 gene encoding sigma intracellular receptor 2, with the protein MMAIRVLEILFFFYFASHIPITLFIDLQALLPGHVYPQPLKDLIKWYAEQFRDPMVLDPPDWFKSFIFCEAVFQTPFFPVAAYAFLKGGCKWIRTPAIVYSTHVATTLVPILTHILFYQFPMKPHPGPQAPRERWLLVSIYLPYLLVPVLLLLTMLLSSTYNSTSTSGHKSAKSKEN; encoded by the exons ATGATGGCTATCCGTGTGTTAGAAATACTCTTTTTCTTCTACTTTGCGTCTCACATTCCTATCACATTATTTATTGACCTACAAGCATTGCTGCCTGGACATGTGTATCCTCAGCCG CTGAAAGATCTTATAAAGTGGTATGCAGAGCAGTTCAGAGACCCCATGGTGCTGGATCCGCCAGACTGGTTcaaatctttcattttctgcGAGGCTGTGTTTCAAACGCCCTTTTTCCCCGTTGCAGCGTACGCTTTCCTGAAAG gtggCTGTAAGTGGATCAGGACTCCTGCCATCGTGTATTCTACACATGTGGCCACCACGCTGGTCCCCATCCTCACTCACATCCTCTTCTACCAGTTCCCTATGAAACCCCACCCTGGTCCCCAGGCCCCACGAGAGCGCTGGCTGCTGGTCTCAATATACTTACCATATCTGCTTGTGcctgtgctgctgctcctcactATGCTGCTGTCCTCAACATACAACTCCACCTCCACGTCTGGACACAAGTCAGCCAAATCCAAGGAGAACTGA